The Edaphobacter sp. 12200R-103 genome contains a region encoding:
- the purD gene encoding phosphoribosylamine--glycine ligase produces the protein MKVLVIGGGGREHALVWALKRSSSVNEIVAAPGNGGISRIARCVPVDVNSLEAMVNLVAIEAPDLTVVGPEVPLALGLVDELEKRGLRVFGPTKAAAQLESSKSFSKTFMQRHGIPTAEYALCTNLDEVRESLLRFPLPVVVKASGLAAGKGVVICETRLEAESTAAQMFSGALLGSTETEIVLEEFLTGEEVSFFALCDGKHAVPIAAAQDHKRVGEGDTGPNTGGMGAYSTDGLLTPAMRQWITHNVAQKVVDGMASEGSPFKGILFIGLMMSPRGPMVLEFNTRWGDPETEAIVLRLETDILDLFNASIDGNANELAIRLKPGASATVIAASGGYPGKYASGLPISGLDGDDRDGVIVFHAGTALKDGQAVTAGGRVLAVSAESDDLEDALKRIYRRLEEISFEGMQYRRDIGHRALSR, from the coding sequence ATGAAGGTTCTGGTAATCGGCGGTGGAGGGCGTGAGCACGCCCTGGTTTGGGCCCTCAAGAGGTCGTCTTCGGTCAACGAGATTGTTGCGGCGCCGGGAAACGGCGGCATCAGCAGGATTGCGCGATGCGTTCCGGTCGACGTCAACAGCCTGGAGGCGATGGTGAACCTGGTGGCCATCGAAGCGCCTGATCTCACGGTCGTCGGCCCGGAGGTTCCGCTGGCGCTGGGCCTGGTGGACGAGTTGGAGAAACGTGGGCTGCGCGTCTTTGGCCCTACGAAGGCGGCGGCGCAGCTTGAGTCCAGCAAGTCTTTTTCGAAGACGTTCATGCAGCGCCACGGCATTCCGACCGCAGAGTACGCTCTCTGCACCAACCTCGACGAGGTGCGCGAGTCTCTGCTGCGCTTCCCTCTGCCTGTGGTGGTCAAGGCTTCGGGACTGGCTGCGGGAAAGGGCGTGGTCATCTGCGAGACGCGTCTTGAGGCGGAATCGACCGCTGCGCAGATGTTCTCGGGAGCGCTGCTCGGTTCGACCGAGACAGAGATTGTGCTGGAGGAGTTTCTTACCGGCGAAGAGGTCTCGTTCTTTGCGCTGTGCGACGGCAAGCACGCGGTGCCGATTGCAGCGGCGCAGGACCATAAGCGCGTCGGCGAAGGCGATACCGGCCCGAACACCGGTGGCATGGGGGCCTACTCAACCGATGGCCTGCTGACGCCTGCCATGCGCCAATGGATCACGCACAACGTCGCCCAGAAGGTGGTCGATGGAATGGCGTCGGAGGGATCTCCCTTCAAGGGCATTCTCTTCATCGGCTTGATGATGAGCCCCCGCGGACCTATGGTGCTGGAGTTCAACACGCGCTGGGGCGATCCTGAGACCGAGGCCATCGTGCTTCGCCTGGAGACCGACATCCTCGATCTCTTCAATGCCTCCATCGACGGCAACGCCAATGAGCTGGCGATCCGGCTGAAGCCGGGCGCGAGCGCGACGGTGATCGCTGCCAGCGGAGGCTATCCCGGCAAGTACGCCAGCGGCCTGCCCATCAGCGGGCTCGATGGGGACGACCGCGACGGCGTGATCGTCTTCCATGCAGGAACTGCGCTCAAGGACGGGCAAGCGGTGACGGCGGGCGGGCGCGTGCTGGCGGTCTCGGCGGAGTCGGACGATCTCGAGGATGCGCTCAAGCGCATCTACCGGCGGCTGGAGGAGATCTCGTTTGAGGGAATGCAGTACCGACGGGACATCGGGCACCGCGCTCTCAGCAGATGA
- the ychF gene encoding redox-regulated ATPase YchF translates to MPLNCGIVGLPNVGKSTIFNALTSAKAQAANYPFCTIDPNTGTVTVPDERLDQITKLVVPNRTVPTTMEFIDIAGLVEGASKGEGLGNQFLGHIRATDAICHVVRCFDDPEVVHVAGGVNPLHDMDIINTELLLADLDTVEKRAQRVEKLARNTQDAKIKSEASAVAKLKAVLEAGKPARTADLTDDERTAARELFLITAKPQLYVANVDEAALTTGNAYTEAVEKRAAEEGAQVVRICGALESEIAQLDPGERTEFLESVGLKEPGLNRLIHSAYRLLDLITYFTSGVQEVRAWTIRRGTKAPGAAGVIHSDFERGFIKADCYSCEDLFKYGSEQAVKEKGLLRSEGKEYVVKDGDILFFKFNV, encoded by the coding sequence CGTGGGCAAGTCCACCATCTTCAACGCCCTGACCTCGGCCAAGGCCCAGGCGGCCAACTATCCCTTCTGCACCATCGACCCGAACACCGGGACCGTGACGGTGCCGGACGAACGACTGGACCAGATCACCAAACTGGTGGTTCCCAACCGAACCGTCCCGACGACGATGGAGTTTATCGACATCGCCGGACTGGTGGAGGGTGCGAGCAAGGGCGAGGGTCTCGGCAACCAGTTCCTGGGCCACATTCGCGCGACGGACGCGATCTGCCACGTGGTCCGCTGCTTCGACGATCCTGAGGTCGTCCACGTTGCGGGAGGCGTCAATCCCTTGCACGATATGGACATCATCAACACCGAGCTGCTGCTGGCCGATCTGGACACGGTGGAAAAGCGGGCGCAGCGCGTGGAAAAGCTGGCGCGGAACACCCAGGACGCGAAGATCAAGTCGGAGGCCTCGGCGGTAGCGAAGCTGAAGGCAGTACTCGAGGCCGGAAAGCCTGCGCGCACAGCCGACCTGACCGATGACGAGCGCACAGCCGCCCGCGAGCTGTTTCTGATTACAGCGAAGCCTCAGCTTTACGTCGCCAACGTGGATGAGGCTGCCCTCACAACCGGCAACGCCTACACGGAAGCCGTGGAAAAACGTGCCGCGGAAGAGGGTGCGCAGGTCGTGCGCATCTGCGGTGCGCTGGAGAGCGAGATCGCGCAGTTGGATCCGGGGGAGCGCACCGAGTTTCTGGAGTCTGTCGGGCTGAAGGAGCCGGGGCTGAACCGCCTGATTCATTCGGCGTACCGGCTGCTGGACCTGATCACGTACTTCACCTCGGGTGTGCAGGAGGTTCGTGCCTGGACGATTCGCCGGGGAACCAAGGCTCCCGGAGCGGCAGGCGTGATTCACTCTGACTTTGAGCGTGGATTTATCAAGGCGGATTGCTACTCCTGCGAGGATTTGTTCAAGTACGGCAGCGAGCAGGCGGTGAAGGAGAAGGGCCTGCTGCGGTCCGAAGGCAAGGAGTACGTGGTGAAGGACGGGGATATTCTGTTCTTCAAATTTAACGTGTAG
- a CDS encoding aconitate hydratase: MSSTPNHPDSYKSKATLKSGSKNYSIFRLDALKSSGVNLTRLPFSLRILLENLLRHEDGRTVTADDIKFLANWDPKAEPSREIAYMPARVLMQDFTGVPAIVDLAAMRDAMRALGGDPERINPLQPAELVIDHSVQVDQFGTSGSYDINAALEFQRNRERYAFLKWGQTAFRNFSAVPPGMGICHQVNLEHLARVVFTTEDGLAYPDTLVGTDSHTTMINGLGVLGWGVGGIEAEAAMLGQPVSMLVPQVVGFKLTGKLKEGTTATDLVLTVTEALRKLGVVGKFVEFYGPGVSELPLADRATIANMAPEYGATCGIFPVDKETLNYLRLTGRSAEQIALVEAYYKEQGMFHTADAAEAEYSATIALDLSTVEPSVAGPKRPQDRVLLSEAGPSFQKQLPSLLGPNANGNEVRQVLRWEGEGGHASLNGNPESSKGAPDTAVAVLEAPSVTVKDRYGIDPEPYLDHGSIVIAAITSCTNTSNPYVMLAAGLLAKKAVEKGLSTPPWVKTSLAPGSRVVTDYYAKAGLQTYLDKLGFQTVGYGCTTCIGNSGPLPSDVSKAIEDHGLVAVSVLSGNRNFEGRISPDVRANYLMSPPLVVAYALAGHIGHNFETDALGKDKNGNPVYLRDIWPTQQEVSEVVAASIDSHMFEEEYSRVTQGDQNWRGLKFPEGKTYGWEPDSTYIRKAPYFDGMKAQPDAVDDIAGARVLAVLGDSVTTDHISPAGSIKLNGPAGKYLTDNGVKPADFNSYGSRRGNHEVMVRGTFANVRLRNKLAPGTEGGVTRLLPDDVPMSIYDASVAYAQRNTPLAILAGKEYGSGSSRDWAAKGPRLLGIRFVIAESYERIHRSNLVGMGILPLQFLPGQNVESLHLTGEEVFRVGQPGELKAMLDSKFANGRVISVFAESDLGKTTEFSATVRIDTPQEILYYQNGGILQYVLRQLAAKN; this comes from the coding sequence ATGTCCAGCACACCGAATCATCCCGACAGCTATAAGAGCAAAGCCACCCTGAAATCCGGCTCGAAGAACTACTCCATCTTCCGCCTCGATGCCCTGAAATCCTCCGGCGTCAACCTCACCCGCCTGCCCTTCTCGCTCCGCATCCTGCTTGAGAACCTTCTGCGCCACGAAGATGGCCGCACCGTCACCGCCGACGACATCAAGTTCCTGGCCAACTGGGATCCCAAGGCGGAACCCTCGCGCGAGATCGCCTACATGCCTGCCCGCGTGCTGATGCAGGACTTCACCGGCGTCCCTGCCATCGTCGATCTCGCCGCCATGCGCGACGCGATGCGCGCCCTCGGTGGCGACCCCGAACGCATCAACCCTCTGCAGCCCGCCGAACTGGTCATCGACCACTCCGTGCAGGTCGATCAGTTCGGAACCTCCGGCTCCTACGACATCAACGCCGCGCTTGAGTTCCAGCGCAACCGCGAGCGCTACGCCTTCCTCAAGTGGGGCCAGACGGCCTTCCGTAACTTCTCCGCCGTCCCTCCCGGCATGGGCATCTGCCACCAGGTCAACCTGGAGCACCTGGCCCGCGTCGTCTTCACCACCGAGGACGGCCTCGCCTACCCCGACACCCTCGTCGGAACCGACTCCCACACCACGATGATCAATGGCCTCGGCGTCCTCGGCTGGGGCGTCGGAGGCATCGAGGCAGAGGCCGCCATGCTCGGCCAGCCGGTCTCCATGCTCGTCCCGCAGGTCGTCGGCTTCAAGCTGACCGGCAAGCTCAAGGAAGGCACCACCGCCACCGATCTCGTCCTCACCGTCACCGAGGCCCTGCGCAAGCTCGGCGTCGTCGGCAAGTTTGTCGAGTTCTACGGGCCCGGCGTGTCGGAGCTTCCGCTGGCCGACCGCGCCACCATCGCCAACATGGCCCCCGAGTACGGCGCAACCTGCGGCATCTTCCCGGTCGACAAGGAGACGCTGAACTACCTGCGCCTGACCGGCCGCAGCGCCGAGCAGATCGCCCTCGTCGAGGCGTACTACAAGGAACAGGGCATGTTCCATACCGCCGACGCCGCCGAGGCCGAGTACTCCGCGACCATCGCGCTCGATCTCTCTACCGTCGAGCCCTCCGTTGCCGGACCCAAGCGCCCGCAGGACCGCGTTCTCCTCTCCGAGGCCGGTCCCAGCTTCCAGAAGCAGCTTCCTTCGCTGCTCGGCCCCAACGCCAACGGAAATGAGGTCCGTCAGGTCCTCCGCTGGGAGGGTGAGGGCGGACACGCCTCGCTGAACGGCAACCCGGAGAGCAGCAAGGGCGCGCCCGATACCGCCGTCGCCGTGCTCGAAGCCCCCAGCGTCACCGTCAAGGACCGCTACGGCATCGATCCGGAGCCTTACCTCGATCACGGTTCCATCGTGATTGCGGCCATCACCTCCTGCACCAACACGTCGAACCCCTACGTCATGCTCGCTGCCGGCCTGCTGGCCAAAAAAGCTGTCGAGAAGGGACTCTCGACTCCTCCGTGGGTCAAGACCTCGCTCGCTCCCGGCTCGCGCGTCGTCACCGACTACTACGCCAAGGCCGGCCTCCAGACCTATCTCGACAAACTCGGCTTCCAGACCGTCGGCTATGGCTGCACCACCTGCATCGGCAACTCCGGCCCGCTGCCCTCGGATGTCTCAAAGGCCATCGAGGACCACGGCCTGGTCGCTGTCTCCGTGCTCTCCGGGAATCGCAACTTCGAAGGCCGCATCTCCCCCGACGTTCGCGCCAACTACCTGATGAGCCCTCCGCTGGTGGTGGCTTACGCTCTTGCCGGTCACATCGGCCACAACTTCGAGACCGACGCTCTCGGCAAGGACAAGAACGGCAACCCCGTCTACCTGCGCGACATCTGGCCCACCCAGCAGGAGGTCTCCGAGGTCGTCGCCGCCTCGATCGACTCCCACATGTTCGAAGAGGAGTACAGCCGCGTCACCCAGGGCGACCAGAACTGGCGCGGCCTGAAGTTCCCCGAGGGCAAGACCTACGGATGGGAGCCCGACTCGACCTACATCCGCAAGGCGCCCTACTTCGACGGCATGAAGGCCCAGCCCGATGCAGTCGATGACATCGCCGGCGCCCGCGTCCTCGCCGTGCTCGGCGACTCCGTCACCACCGACCACATCTCGCCCGCAGGCTCCATCAAGCTCAACGGACCTGCAGGCAAGTACCTCACCGACAACGGCGTCAAGCCCGCGGACTTCAACTCCTACGGCTCGCGTCGCGGCAACCACGAGGTCATGGTGCGCGGAACCTTCGCCAACGTACGGCTGCGGAACAAGCTCGCGCCAGGAACCGAGGGCGGAGTCACGCGCCTGCTCCCGGACGATGTGCCGATGTCGATCTACGACGCCTCGGTCGCCTACGCGCAGCGCAACACGCCGCTCGCCATCCTCGCGGGCAAGGAGTACGGCTCCGGTTCCTCCAGAGACTGGGCCGCCAAGGGACCCCGACTGCTGGGCATCCGCTTCGTCATCGCCGAGAGCTACGAGCGCATCCACCGCTCCAACCTCGTCGGTATGGGAATCCTGCCGCTGCAGTTCCTTCCCGGTCAGAACGTCGAGTCGCTCCACCTGACGGGCGAGGAGGTCTTCCGCGTCGGCCAACCCGGCGAGCTGAAGGCGATGCTCGACTCGAAGTTCGCTAACGGCCGGGTTATCAGCGTCTTCGCCGAGTCAGATCTGGGCAAGACCACGGAGTTCTCCGCAACCGTCCGGATTGACACCCCGCAGGAGATCCTCTACTACCAGAACGGCGGCATCCTGCAGTACGTTCTGCGCCAGCTTGCGGCGAAGAACTAA
- a CDS encoding YXWGXW repeat-containing protein produces MNGQGMNEEGKRRIRVFLSRRFTVILLGVVLCGGAAFVGCHSSAQAASAAMADQGPDPADANMAPIEEQTSGQNEDQAARQPAAPATAQEQQQEPAPTPSGVQNESVQRAQEYERTGAQQGAPPPDQQQNQAQPYEDQQAQGYDDGQGNPDQDEADYEELEADQPPPALPTYDQPPAPEPDYMWTPGYWGYAPAGYYWVPGVWVAAPWPGALWTPGYWTFYGGRYRFHHGYWGRYIGFYGGINYGWGYPGYGFYGGYWRGNRFFYNRAVTRINVTRITNVYSRPVVINRTYINNTRVSYNGGRGGLQVRPRPAEIAARREPRLAPMRTQMQVRQQAVQNRQQFFNANRGRPATFAAAQPVQADRGVQRPMAMRPQIRPGQNQPRPGQNPGQNQPRPTQPQVRPAQPQQPQVRPGQPNIQPWRPEVRPGQPGNPQVQPARPQPNVRPTQPQVRPAPPEGRTQYRPGQPNVQPVQPIRPNAQPGPSPRQVRPSPQQVRPAPIERPAQPQQYRQQYRPAPMPRQSPRPEYRPAPQPMQHSEPQPHGGGGHGGGGHGR; encoded by the coding sequence ATGAACGGACAGGGCATGAACGAAGAGGGAAAGAGACGCATCCGGGTCTTCCTTTCGAGACGTTTTACGGTCATTTTGTTAGGGGTTGTTCTCTGTGGAGGAGCGGCGTTTGTCGGCTGCCACTCTTCTGCGCAGGCTGCATCGGCGGCGATGGCCGACCAGGGGCCTGACCCGGCGGACGCCAACATGGCGCCGATCGAGGAACAGACCAGCGGACAGAATGAGGACCAGGCTGCAAGGCAACCGGCAGCGCCGGCAACGGCGCAGGAACAGCAGCAGGAGCCGGCCCCAACGCCTTCCGGTGTTCAGAACGAGAGTGTGCAGCGCGCCCAGGAGTATGAGCGGACCGGAGCGCAGCAGGGTGCTCCCCCGCCCGATCAGCAGCAGAATCAGGCACAACCCTACGAGGACCAGCAGGCGCAGGGTTACGACGATGGCCAGGGCAATCCCGACCAGGACGAAGCAGACTATGAAGAGCTGGAGGCCGATCAGCCTCCGCCTGCTCTGCCGACCTACGACCAGCCTCCGGCGCCTGAGCCGGACTATATGTGGACCCCGGGCTACTGGGGCTATGCCCCGGCGGGCTACTACTGGGTTCCCGGCGTCTGGGTTGCGGCTCCCTGGCCGGGCGCGTTGTGGACCCCCGGTTACTGGACCTTTTATGGCGGCCGCTACCGCTTCCATCATGGATATTGGGGCCGCTACATCGGTTTCTATGGCGGCATCAACTATGGCTGGGGTTATCCCGGTTACGGCTTCTACGGTGGTTACTGGAGAGGGAATCGCTTCTTCTATAACCGCGCTGTCACGCGCATCAATGTAACCCGCATCACCAACGTATACAGCCGTCCGGTGGTGATCAACCGCACGTACATCAACAACACCCGGGTCTCGTATAACGGGGGCCGTGGCGGCCTGCAGGTGCGTCCGCGTCCGGCGGAGATTGCGGCGCGGCGCGAGCCTCGCCTGGCCCCGATGCGCACGCAGATGCAGGTACGCCAGCAGGCGGTCCAGAACCGTCAGCAGTTCTTCAACGCCAACCGTGGCCGTCCGGCGACGTTTGCGGCGGCCCAGCCGGTGCAGGCGGATCGCGGCGTTCAGCGTCCGATGGCGATGCGGCCCCAGATCCGCCCGGGCCAGAACCAGCCGCGGCCCGGTCAGAATCCGGGCCAGAATCAGCCGCGGCCAACGCAGCCGCAGGTCCGTCCGGCACAGCCGCAGCAGCCGCAGGTTCGTCCGGGCCAGCCGAACATACAGCCGTGGCGGCCTGAGGTTCGTCCGGGGCAACCGGGAAATCCGCAGGTACAGCCTGCCCGGCCCCAGCCGAACGTAAGGCCGACACAGCCGCAGGTTCGTCCCGCACCGCCTGAGGGCCGGACGCAGTACCGGCCAGGGCAACCCAATGTGCAGCCCGTCCAACCGATCCGTCCGAATGCACAACCCGGCCCGTCACCCCGGCAGGTTCGACCATCGCCACAACAGGTGCGGCCTGCGCCAATTGAGCGTCCGGCGCAGCCACAGCAGTATCGGCAGCAATATCGACCTGCGCCCATGCCCCGGCAGTCGCCGCGGCCAGAATATCGTCCTGCGCCGCAGCCCATGCAGCATTCGGAGCCGCAGCCGCACGGTGGTGGCGGGCACGGTGGGGGTGGGCACGGAAGGTAA